CCTTTGTCATTTTGTTTCCCATTTTTATCACTAAAACAAATTTTAGTGAATATTTTTACTTAAAGAATAATTAATGGTATAATAACGATTAGTGTTTATATCATTATAATATTTATAAATGGAGGATAATTTATTTCTTAAATGGACAAATTTGATGACCAATACATGTTATTGGAGCAGTTGTACGAAGACAGTTTCTATCCCGATTTTCTTGTGGATAAATTAAAATATCTCTTGGAGGATTTCATCAATTATCTTGAAACAAATCCAAAAAATCAAGCAGAAGTTGAAGACAAAATCTATGAATTAATCATGAATGTCAATAATTTTCAATAT
The window above is part of the Megamonas hypermegale genome. Proteins encoded here:
- a CDS encoding DUF5713 family protein encodes the protein MDKFDDQYMLLEQLYEDSFYPDFLVDKLKYLLEDFINYLETNPKNQAEVEDKIYELIMNVNNFQYEFLDNDSEFDNLARECLLRDLEYILHWFHFPIDVEKVRSTREWD